The Vanessa atalanta chromosome 2, ilVanAtal1.2, whole genome shotgun sequence DNA window ACTTAGGTCTACATATTCAAGGGCTCGAGATCTTGCTAATCTGTCCACATCGACTTCtgcaattgaaaaatatattgattttagtgtgattgctttaaaattaagaatcaaCATTAGATTAACATATGTAGTATTAATATCTGAAGTTAAATCAGagcttataattacaatataagaaatacaaattttaaaagtaaaagttacaaATAGATACAATTAAACTTTGGTTTGATttgtattaagatattttttcagcactaaaaaaatatcttatatcaaataagaaaattacctttattaatataaaaaagataaatgaatTTAGGCACCTATGATTTGATTATGGTGTGCTAATAATGTGTGTAGACTTGGGCACTGGCAGGCAATGGCTGGTAGAGCTACAAATGAGTTGTGCGAGATGTCCAAACGCTGCAAACACGCCAATGTGCAGAGTTCATCCGGTAGCTTGGCTACTTGATTATTTGATAGGTTTAgatctgaaaatataaaaaaatgattttataaatgtttattttttcattagtttattatatattataataattttcatttaaatagtaGTTATAGCACAAATATTTCTTTTGCTTTTGTTTAGTTTCATGCTAAattctgaaataatttattggacatttatcaaaagaaaataaaacagacTTTAATTAATCCAACCCTAAACAATTTTTCTAGTTAAGTCACTAATTCAAAACCAAAATAATGATACTGGTTATCATGACACAATGACATTACATAGTGATAATTATggataattaaaatcttaatttattttgtgtcaTCTTACCTGtgattaaactaaatttaacagTAAACTTTGGTGGAATCTTTGTAATAACATTCCCACTTAGGTCGCAGCTCTTGAGCTCAGTGTGTCGCATGAGGTGATATACTGCATCAGGTACTTGCATTAGCTGACATTCTGACAGATctgtaacaattaatttttttttaaatatatatgtgaaaaGTAAACATAACTTTcttgtaattgattttataaatatatttacttatatgattataaaataaaaaatcataagtaTTTTAATCGAATTAGTAATAATCAAatgagtttaaatttttatacttaaaagaCAAAcactaaatatgtttaatactgTACTTGTATTGTACTGTacataatcattaatttaaaattgaggtTACCTAATTCCTGTGTTTCTTGTGCATTTTCACATCTCAAAATCACTCGTGTGACTGCTAGTGCCAttgtttatgattatatttattaagaacactttgaaattaatatgagtTTTTCGTGATACTTGACctattaaaaattctaataacaGAGATATTTAAAACGCAACGAGCGAATGAGTATTTTTAACGCTTTACACTTACAAGCTTCTAGTTTCTCaagattctatttataaatgtttacgaAATGTTATCTGTGTTTTAACTTTTTGTCTAACCTagaatttcaaatatatgtaaatatatatattttgacggTTATTTTTGATACTATAATACTATTTGTAGAAACAAGTTATATATTAGTTCTGAGATTGCTTTTtaagcaattatatttattatttacaatacttttgtggcattatttataattattcttattttgacAGTTGTCAGTGAACATTTGACGTTATCGTGTTAACTGCTGTCAAGtaattatgacatttaattcttcgaaaatacaaaaatatagttcagaaaatgtaatgtaaatatgttgttataattgaaaaaataaataactcattatattataatggcaATTAtgctaataaattatactataactggtgaaatatattttacgtaacaacatatttttaattctacttcCGGATCATATCGGTCTTAATGTTAAACatcgataatttataatatcgagCAAAATACTTTTTAGCTAACGTTTGCTTGACATTTGATGCACAACTGTGAGCTTAGGAAActctatgatatttttaatgcttTCAATTATTTAGatcatgaaaataatttttatataagtaaaaaatatgctGTAAAGCCTTTAATATAATTGCAgactgttattatataaaaaaatgtgttatatgTGTTGTGGGATCTATACTAGAAATAGGTGTTCCACACGGACCAAGTTTTGGcctttgtacatatatttttcgtatatttttacgattattttaataatctccTATCTATGTTAAGGTTAAATTCGATataacttatttgtttattctattttattacttttcaatCTAGGCGAAGAAAAAGCTAATTATTACGATATAATTAGtgcattatcaattattatacaaaaatgaaaaagcGTAGTGTTAACCCTACTTAAAGTAAGAAATCAAAATGTTAGGATAACTGTACGTAAACAATATACATTATGCAATATTGTATACTTAAAATGTTAGTGTCACAATTATCATCCCTACATGAAGACTTAGCTCTGTAGGATAGGTAAAGTTGGACATATGACTGATATTGATACTGATCGGttttgtatatctttatataaatattatttcatacaactTATAGCTTACTATAGTAtagtattatagatatttaaattattataatcttgagTATTAGAGCTGTACCGAGTacggaaataaatacatttataatatgtataattgtatatccatctagtataaattaaaaatgtacctatttatttatattattctatataagatattaagataaaaaactaaatatggccacctgatggtaagagggcAATTGGACACCACCGTCCGttacattggcgccgtaaaaaatataaaccattcctcaAAACAAAAATGCGCAACAAACCTTTTGAACTAAGCTAATATATTCCTTATgagtagttacactagctcactcacccctcaaaccggaacacaacagaaCTGAgttttgttgtttggcggtacaatatttGAAGAGTGGGTAGTACTTATatagacgggtttgcacaaaaccgtACCATCAagttattaaatagtaattaataaattatcctcgtttattttcatttaatatgttTGCAGAGAACTATtagatatatatctttatagtgatattttttatttaatttacatgtttTGTTGTAGtaacttagattttattttattttatgcttcAGATTTTTGCTttacaagaaaaaatacttataaataaaaataatcgaaaaaaatatgtttataatataaataataattaaggtctaaatttaaataattcttaaataaataacaattgtttGTAGTTGACGCACCTATGCAATTTGATTGGCGGTTGAGAATagctgtaattttattttcggtTCGGTTCTTCtcgtaaatattacaaactaaactaaataaaaaaaaagtctttgatttaaaaaaaaaatctgaatataattaataatattgacaacAATAAGCTTAAAGAGATCTGTtgcttatataaacatatatatgtatatttaaatactttaagatTTGAATCTTCTTcaatatttgtacaattttaaataaggaattgTCTCGTTTCCGCAACgacatatgaaaaatatttattgttatgttattggcaaataaaattgtgaaaagttttactttttatgtttcattGAATCATACCATACACGATTATCCAACACGGAAGTATATTTAACGAGCAGTGACCTCAAGCCGCCAGTTTGGCTATATATGGCAGAAATTGTTCAACTAAGGCCAACGCGTTCTTTCCTAGAGTTCGTGCTTATAAGTCATCGTGTACTGGCCGAGGATGTTCTAAATCGATCAAATCACATGTATGTGTAGACAAGTGCTAAGACATATTCGTATGGAACACGCAATAAATCCATGTGACGCGCGCCTTCCGCATGTTAGAACATTCATTGTGCTCATACGCTTTGTCTTCCGGGAGTTGATATGGATGTAATATAGAATGAGGAAACTCTAAAAAACAGCTTAGATTACATTTAATGAACTAAGCTAAGCGTATCCATCCACTTAAATATGTAAGGTTTTTTCCGATGTAACGATATTAGTCATAGGATTGCGACATTATTAATCGTTtcgattattataaattaagtcatTCATCCAATGCAAGGGTCTGGCTTGTATTGAGGGTTTcctaatacttaataattaataccaaCAATTGATTTTAAGGTAAcgagttttgttttaatatgattgctttttaaatcaaaaacggAACACATCGAAGTCAAGGATTAATAGCACTATTTCTGATTAGGCACACGCAAGCGAAACCGGCGGGTCGCGTGGCTGTCCTTACTCACGCTTACCTACGAGCTACTGCGCACTAGACTCCCTTCTTCAAATACCTAACGTTAAGTAGGTACGTTACACTAATAATAGAGATTACGAACGTCTACAAAAGCtgccaaataatttaatttaatttttaattaatattttgactaTTTATGAGTTAAAATACCACGTCACCCTTAACCACGTCATTATGATCAGTGTAAGGTTGCTTAAAAACTTCTGTATCACCTCACTTGTTTGtgttttgtgttaaaaaataatcctaaatataagtaaattcgaGGTCTCAGATCAAGTTACGGTTTAAGCGACGATAGAGCCATGTTAGAACAGCGTTGTGAACTCATAATGTCTTGTTATTACATAAGAGTATTGTTCTCCAAATCggctttataaattattaaaaatttctatTTTGTCATCATCTAAATAGCATatacaacaaattttaaaagtatgtgATACGATTTTTAGGCTTATTTATGAGAAAAGTCCAtctcataaattaaaaagttgttaatttaattaaataatgatttcaaaaaatgattatatttagtaacaaaaacattaaaaatatcgtcGTAGAATTGACCTCGAAAGTTACAAAATTTttgcgcaattttttttttatttatgaaatgtagGTTAAAGAGTAACATTAAACTTTGcgttatattactttttaattaaagatataatatctGTGATATGAAcaaagaaatacatttatatttttattaatataaatttcagacatatacttaattaaatgacttta harbors:
- the LOC125072673 gene encoding leucine-rich repeat-containing protein 57 isoform X1 — translated: MRPPTDYDGTRLPAEAEEGDPRAPAMMICARLAGRAIIRVVGRCEDAQENSQLDLSECQLMQVPDAVYHLMRHTELKSCDLSGNVITKIPPKFTVKFSLITDLNLSNNQVAKLPDELCTLACLQRLDISHNSFVALPAIACQCPSLHTLLAHHNQIIEVDVDRLARSRALEYVDLSDNPIPPRTYEELKQLSRPSISISEREKEDWEEDLIM
- the LOC125072673 gene encoding leucine-rich repeat-containing protein 40 isoform X2 encodes the protein MALAVTRVILRCENAQETQELDLSECQLMQVPDAVYHLMRHTELKSCDLSGNVITKIPPKFTVKFSLITDLNLSNNQVAKLPDELCTLACLQRLDISHNSFVALPAIACQCPSLHTLLAHHNQIIEVDVDRLARSRALEYVDLSDNPIPPRTYEELKQLSRPSISISEREKEDWEEDLIM